In Thiothrix unzii, the sequence CTTTGGCCCAGCTCACCCCGCCGCGCACGGTGTGTTGCGTCTGGTGCTGGAAATGGACGGTGAAACCATCGTGCGTGCTGACCCGCATATTGGCTTGCTGCACCGTGGCACTGAAAAGTTGGCAGAAAGCAAACCGTATAATCAAAGCATCGGTTATATGGATCGCCTCGATTATGTGTCGATGATGTGCAATGAACACGGTTACGTGCTGGCAATTGAAAAGCTGTTGGGAATTACCCCGCCAGAACGTGCGCTCTACATTCGTACCATGTTCGACGAAATTACCCGTATTCTCAATCACTTGCTGTGGATTGGCGCACACGCGCTGGACGTGGGTGCAATGACCATGTTCTTGTACGCTTTCCGCGAACGTGAAGATTTGATGGATGCGTATGAAGCTGTATCCGGCGCACGTTTGCACGCTACTTACTACCGTCCGGGTGGTGTTTACCGCGATTTACCGGATTCCATGCCGCAATTTTTGCCCAACCGTTTCCGCACTGAAGCCGAAGCTAAGCGTTTGAATGCCAATCGCGGTGGCTCGTTGCTGGATTTCTTGGAAGATTTCACCAACCGTTTCCCCGGTTATGTCGACGAGTACGAAACCCTGCTGACTGACAACCGCATCTGGAAACAGCGTCTGGTCGGGATCGGCGTGGTGTCACCTGAACGCGCCCTGCAACTCGGTTTTAGTGGGGCAATGCTACGCGGTTCGGGCGTGGAATGGGATTTGCGTAAGAAGCAACCGTATGCCGCTTACGACAAAATGGATTTCGATATTCCGGTGGGAACGCATGGCGATAGTTATGATCGCTATTTAGTGCGGATCGAAGAGATGCGCCAATCCAATCGCATTATCAAGCAATGCATTGACTGGCTGCGCGTTAACCCCGGCGAAGTGATGCTGGAAGACAGCAAAATCGCGCCGCCGAAACGCGCTGAGATGAAGCAGGACATGGAAGCCTTGATTCAGCATTTCAAGCTGATGACCGAGGGCTATTGCTTGCCGGAAGGCGAATCCTATGCAGCAGTGGAACACCCTAAAGGTGAATTCGGCTGCTACATCGTCTCGGATGGCGCGAATAAACCGTACCGCTTAAAAGTACGTGCGCCGGGATTTGCACATTTATCCGGCTTGGATGAAATGGTGAAAGGCCACATGCTGGCTGACGTGGTGGCGATTATCGGCACCCAAGATATTGTTTTCGGGGAGGTTGACCGTTGATGACTGAACATCCCATTACGATGCTCAAGCGCAAAAGCGACTTGCTCAGCCATCACGAGCGTGAAGACATTGATAGCTGGTTAGCCCGCTATCCGGCGGATAAGAAGCAATCGGCACTGCTGGCAGCGTTACGCGCCGTGATGCACGAAGATCATTATTTATCCCGCGAAAAAATGGATGCGGTGGCAGATTATTTAGGCTTGCCCGAAATTGCGGTGTATGAAGTTGCCAGCTTTTACTCCATGTATGAAATGGATGCAAAAGCGGCGGCGAAGTACAGCATTTCGGTTTGCACCAATGTCTCCTGCATGTTGTGCGGTTCGGATGTGATTCTCGACCATGTTGAGAAAAAGCTGGGCATTAAATTGGGCGAATCCACCCCAGACGGCAAGTTTTTCCTTAAAGTCGAAGAAGAGTGCCTCGCAGCCTGTAGCAGTGCGCCAATGATGCAGGTCAATCACGTATACCACACCCATCTCACCCCTGAAAAAGTGGATGAGATTTTGGACGGACTGGAGTAAGCACATGGCAAATCAAGTCTGTTTCATCACGACCCAATTTGGCGACCAAGCCAATACCTTGGAAAGCTACCTCAAAGTGGGCGGCTATCAGGCATGGCGAAAAATTCTGGCTGAAAAAACACCTGCTGAAGAAATCATTGATACGATTAAAGACTCTGGTTTACGCGGACGCGGTGGTGCGGGTTTCCCCACTGGCATGAAGTGGAGTTTTATGCCGCGTACTATGCCGGGGCAAAAATACATCGTGTGCAACTCGGATGAATCCGAACCGGGTACGTGCAAAGACCGCGACATCCTGCGTTTCAACCCGCACGCGCTGGTCGAAGGCATGGCGATTGCCGGTTACAGCATTGGTGCAACCGTTGGTTACAACTACATGCGCGGCGAGTTTATGGATGAGCCGTTCATCAATTTTGAGCAGGCAGTGAAAGAAGCTTACGAGCTCGGTTTGCTGGGTAAAAATATTCAAGGCAGTGGCGTTGATTTTGACCTGTACGGCACGCTCGGTGCGGGTGCGTATGTGTGCGGCGAAGAAACCGCCTTGCTGGAATCGCTGGAAGGCAAAAAAGGTCAGCCGCGTTTCAAGCCGCCATTCCCTGCGAGTTTCGGTTTGTACGGTCGCCCGACCACGATTAATAACACTGAAACGCTATCCTCCATTCCGGTGATTATGCGCAACGGCGGCAAGTGGTTTGCTGATTTGGGTGTGAAGAATTCCGGTGGCGAAAAGCTGTTTTCGATGTCAGGGCATTTGAATAATCCTGGCAATTTCGAGATTCCGATGGGAATGCCGTTCCCTGAACTGCTGGCGTTGGCTGGTGGGGTGCGCAATGGACGCAAGTTGAAAGCGGTGATTCCGGGCGGTTCGTCCGTTCCGGTGTTACCGGGTGATGTCATGATGGGCTTGACGATGGATTACGACACCATTGCCAAAGCCGGTTCATATCTCGGTTCGGGTGCAGTGATCGTGATGGACGACACCACCGATATGGTC encodes:
- a CDS encoding NADH-quinone oxidoreductase subunit D — its product is MPEIRNFTLNFGPAHPAAHGVLRLVLEMDGETIVRADPHIGLLHRGTEKLAESKPYNQSIGYMDRLDYVSMMCNEHGYVLAIEKLLGITPPERALYIRTMFDEITRILNHLLWIGAHALDVGAMTMFLYAFREREDLMDAYEAVSGARLHATYYRPGGVYRDLPDSMPQFLPNRFRTEAEAKRLNANRGGSLLDFLEDFTNRFPGYVDEYETLLTDNRIWKQRLVGIGVVSPERALQLGFSGAMLRGSGVEWDLRKKQPYAAYDKMDFDIPVGTHGDSYDRYLVRIEEMRQSNRIIKQCIDWLRVNPGEVMLEDSKIAPPKRAEMKQDMEALIQHFKLMTEGYCLPEGESYAAVEHPKGEFGCYIVSDGANKPYRLKVRAPGFAHLSGLDEMVKGHMLADVVAIIGTQDIVFGEVDR
- the nuoE gene encoding NADH-quinone oxidoreductase subunit NuoE; this translates as MTEHPITMLKRKSDLLSHHEREDIDSWLARYPADKKQSALLAALRAVMHEDHYLSREKMDAVADYLGLPEIAVYEVASFYSMYEMDAKAAAKYSISVCTNVSCMLCGSDVILDHVEKKLGIKLGESTPDGKFFLKVEEECLAACSSAPMMQVNHVYHTHLTPEKVDEILDGLE
- the nuoF gene encoding NADH-quinone oxidoreductase subunit NuoF, translating into MANQVCFITTQFGDQANTLESYLKVGGYQAWRKILAEKTPAEEIIDTIKDSGLRGRGGAGFPTGMKWSFMPRTMPGQKYIVCNSDESEPGTCKDRDILRFNPHALVEGMAIAGYSIGATVGYNYMRGEFMDEPFINFEQAVKEAYELGLLGKNIQGSGVDFDLYGTLGAGAYVCGEETALLESLEGKKGQPRFKPPFPASFGLYGRPTTINNTETLSSIPVIMRNGGKWFADLGVKNSGGEKLFSMSGHLNNPGNFEIPMGMPFPELLALAGGVRNGRKLKAVIPGGSSVPVLPGDVMMGLTMDYDTIAKAGSYLGSGAVIVMDDTTDMVKVLQRISRFYFSESCGQCTPCREGTGWLYRMLTRIVEGKGKMEDVTRLEEISHNIEGRSICALGEAAAMPVWSFVKHFREEFEYYVKHGRSMVGQG